From Acidobacteriota bacterium, the proteins below share one genomic window:
- a CDS encoding thymidylate synthase produces the protein MKSYLDLMRLILDQGTVKGDRTGTGTLSLFGHQLRCDLRQGFPLLTTKKVHFRSVVYELLWFLRGDTNVRYLQENGVSIWNEWADDNGELGPVYGSQWRAWPTPGGETIDQITEVIAQIRANPDSRRHLVSAWNVAEVPRMKLPPCHTLFQFWVAEGRLSCQLYMRSADVFLGVPFNIASYSLLTLMVAQVCDLEVGDFVLTLGDAHLYSNHLDQARLQLTREPRPLPTVTLDPSVGSIFDFEYEHITLSGYDPHPHIKAEVAV, from the coding sequence ATGAAGTCCTACCTCGACCTGATGCGCTTGATCCTCGACCAGGGAACGGTCAAAGGGGATCGCACCGGCACCGGCACGCTGAGCCTGTTCGGCCACCAGTTGCGCTGCGATCTGCGCCAGGGCTTTCCCCTCCTCACCACCAAGAAGGTGCATTTTCGCTCGGTGGTCTACGAGCTGCTGTGGTTCCTGCGGGGTGACACCAACGTGCGCTACCTGCAGGAGAACGGCGTCTCGATCTGGAACGAGTGGGCGGACGACAACGGTGAGCTCGGCCCGGTCTACGGCTCACAGTGGCGCGCCTGGCCGACGCCCGGCGGCGAAACCATCGACCAGATCACCGAGGTGATCGCCCAGATCCGCGCCAATCCCGACTCCCGGCGCCACCTGGTGAGCGCCTGGAACGTCGCCGAAGTGCCGCGCATGAAGCTGCCGCCCTGCCACACGCTGTTCCAATTCTGGGTCGCCGAAGGGCGACTGTCGTGCCAGCTCTACATGCGCAGCGCGGACGTCTTCCTGGGGGTGCCCTTCAACATCGCCTCCTACAGCTTGCTCACCCTGATGGTCGCCCAGGTGTGCGATCTCGAGGTCGGCGACTTCGTGCTCACCCTCGGCGATGCCCACCTCTACAGCAACCACCTCGACCAGGCCCGGCTGCAGCTCACTCGTGAGCCGCGACCGCTGCCGACGGTGACCCTCGACCCGTCGGTGGGCTCGATCTTCGACTTCGAGTACGAGCACATCACGCTCTCGGGCTATGACCCACACCCGCACATCAAGGCCGAGGTCGCCGTTTGA